One segment of Leptospirillum ferrooxidans C2-3 DNA contains the following:
- a CDS encoding FmdB family zinc ribbon protein has translation MPIYEYHCDKCNTTIERIQKFSDPIQTVCEVCGGPVKKLMGKPALQFKGTGFYITDYARKGMTDAGSSESSSSSEGSEKKTATESSPTPSAPSSTAPSSGSDTKTA, from the coding sequence ATGCCTATTTACGAGTATCATTGTGACAAGTGCAATACGACGATTGAGCGAATCCAGAAGTTTTCCGATCCTATCCAGACGGTCTGTGAAGTTTGCGGAGGACCTGTGAAAAAATTGATGGGGAAACCGGCACTTCAGTTCAAGGGGACAGGCTTCTACATAACCGATTATGCCCGAAAAGGCATGACCGATGCCGGATCCTCGGAGTCTTCGTCTTCTTCCGAAGGATCCGAAAAGAAAACCGCAACCGAAAGCTCCCCGACGCCATCAGCTCCTTCCTCGACAGCTCCCTCGAGCGGTTCGGACACAAAAACAGCCTGA
- a CDS encoding pyridoxal phosphate-dependent aminotransferase yields the protein MNHSYHLADRLSNLKPSPTLKLASRAREMKANGIDVRDFTGGEPDFDTPEPIKDAAIAALKSGFTKYTAVGGIPELKSAIIEKFERDQGIVYKPSEIVVSSGAKHSLFQIFQALVNPGDHVLLPTPAWVSYPDQILLNGGVVIGVPCLPSDGFRLRPQALLEAITPRSRVLVLNSPNNPSGAIIPKEDLLRIAEIVKKHNLIVISDEIYEKIVFDGQETSSIASLVPEIRDRTVIVNGVSKTYAMTGWRIGYAAGPAPIIEAVETIQSQTASNPTSIAQKAAVVAIRSGEIYFKPMLAEYTRRRAMLLESLNAIDGIRMSPPDGAFYAFPDVSGLLGKRFGDMEIRTVTDLSEFFLAEARVALVPGSAFGSDHHMRMSFATSPENLEEGVRRLKEACALLT from the coding sequence ATGAACCATTCGTACCATCTGGCCGATCGCCTGTCCAATCTCAAACCCTCCCCAACCTTAAAACTTGCCTCGCGGGCAAGGGAAATGAAGGCCAATGGGATTGATGTCCGTGACTTTACGGGGGGCGAGCCGGATTTCGATACACCCGAACCCATCAAGGATGCTGCCATTGCCGCTCTGAAGTCCGGGTTTACCAAGTATACGGCTGTCGGAGGGATTCCAGAGCTCAAATCGGCGATCATTGAAAAGTTTGAACGCGATCAGGGGATTGTGTACAAACCATCCGAGATCGTTGTCTCGAGCGGGGCCAAGCATTCTCTCTTCCAGATCTTCCAGGCGCTGGTCAACCCGGGCGATCATGTCCTTCTTCCGACTCCGGCCTGGGTGTCCTACCCCGATCAGATCCTCTTGAATGGCGGGGTGGTCATCGGTGTCCCATGCCTTCCTTCCGACGGCTTCCGGTTGAGGCCGCAAGCTCTTCTCGAAGCGATCACTCCCCGATCCAGGGTGCTGGTCCTGAACTCCCCCAATAACCCTTCCGGGGCCATCATTCCGAAAGAGGATCTCCTCCGGATCGCCGAAATTGTGAAAAAGCACAATCTGATTGTGATCTCTGATGAGATTTATGAAAAAATCGTTTTTGACGGTCAGGAGACCTCATCGATCGCTTCTCTCGTTCCGGAAATCAGAGACAGGACCGTCATTGTCAACGGCGTTTCGAAGACCTATGCCATGACCGGCTGGAGAATCGGTTATGCTGCCGGCCCCGCTCCAATTATCGAAGCGGTTGAGACCATCCAGAGCCAGACCGCTTCAAACCCCACCTCGATTGCCCAGAAAGCGGCGGTGGTGGCGATCAGAAGCGGAGAGATCTACTTCAAGCCAATGCTCGCAGAATACACGAGAAGACGCGCCATGCTCCTGGAAAGCCTGAACGCAATCGACGGAATTAGAATGAGCCCTCCAGACGGGGCTTTTTATGCGTTTCCGGATGTTTCTGGCCTACTGGGCAAACGTTTTGGGGACATGGAGATCCGAACCGTCACCGACCTGTCCGAATTTTTCCTGGCGGAAGCAAGGGTGGCTCTTGTTCCAGGTTCGGCTTTTGGAAGCGATCACCATATGAGAATGTCTTTTGCGACGAGTCCTGAAAATCTCGAGGAAGGAGTGCGACGGCTGAAAGAAGCCTGTGCGCTTCTGACCTGA
- the coaD gene encoding pantetheine-phosphate adenylyltransferase has translation MRRAVYPGTFDPVTYGHLDMLTRGLSVFDEIIIAVAENLRKSPLFSLEERIKLLQSVVPAPPPVIRVEGFSTMLVDFVRSKDACAILRGVRAVADFDFELRMALVNQTFAKEIETVFLMPSEKYIFITSTMIREVAELGGDLSFFVPPAVEKALFDKFSGENK, from the coding sequence ATACGCCGAGCGGTTTATCCCGGTACATTTGATCCTGTGACGTACGGTCATCTTGACATGCTTACGCGAGGGCTTTCCGTTTTCGACGAAATCATTATCGCTGTTGCGGAAAATCTGAGAAAATCTCCCCTTTTTTCATTGGAAGAACGCATCAAGCTTCTCCAGTCCGTTGTTCCTGCTCCCCCCCCTGTGATCAGAGTGGAAGGATTTTCGACCATGCTGGTCGACTTCGTTCGCTCAAAGGATGCCTGCGCCATTCTCCGGGGTGTCAGAGCCGTTGCGGATTTTGATTTTGAGCTGAGAATGGCTTTGGTGAACCAGACCTTTGCGAAAGAAATCGAGACGGTCTTTTTAATGCCAAGCGAGAAATATATTTTTATTACATCGACAATGATCCGCGAAGTGGCGGAACTGGGTGGGGATCTCTCTTTTTTCGTTCCACCGGCAGTAGAAAAAGCGCTTTTTGACAAGTTTTCCGGAGAAAATAAATGA
- the rsmD gene encoding 16S rRNA (guanine(966)-N(2))-methyltransferase RsmD, whose amino-acid sequence MIRIQSGILKGMSLPFVPDPKTRPTTQKVREALLNSLGDAVSMGSFADLFAGSGAVGIEAASRGAREVLLVEKDRKVALPLEQFLKTDRRIQKAGIRLIREDVLSFLEKYEGDPFDIVFLDPPYEYPDWEKLLRCLASSGIVQKKGSIIVLEYFHRDDPSGVVREIFPDHQTKVTSYGESRILFARNVNP is encoded by the coding sequence ATGATCCGGATTCAGTCAGGTATTTTGAAGGGGATGTCCCTTCCTTTTGTCCCGGACCCGAAGACCAGGCCAACGACACAGAAGGTCCGAGAAGCTCTCTTGAACAGCCTTGGCGATGCTGTTTCCATGGGATCTTTTGCGGATCTTTTTGCCGGTTCAGGGGCTGTGGGGATTGAAGCGGCATCGAGAGGCGCCCGGGAAGTTCTCCTCGTTGAAAAAGACCGGAAGGTTGCATTGCCTCTCGAACAGTTTCTAAAGACCGATCGAAGAATACAAAAAGCAGGAATACGGCTGATCCGGGAAGATGTTCTTTCGTTTCTGGAAAAATATGAAGGTGATCCCTTCGATATTGTTTTCCTCGACCCTCCTTACGAATATCCCGACTGGGAGAAACTATTGAGGTGTCTTGCCTCAAGTGGTATAGTCCAAAAAAAGGGATCCATCATCGTTCTGGAATATTTTCATCGCGACGATCCTTCTGGAGTGGTCCGGGAAATCTTTCCAGACCATCAGACCAAGGTCACATCTTATGGAGAGAGCCGTATCTTGTTTGCCCGTAATGTGAATCCGTGA
- a CDS encoding peptidoglycan-binding domain-containing protein: protein MKKFGRFFGAKTGIAFTAAISGMAIFALSFQSMTVGTPAFADPAAAPMAPVQGMAGDVKSAAGADVKATKKEVKKTSGKVVKSGKKMGRHMVKAGKRKASAYMMKVQKALIAKGAKIKADGFFGPASRKALMDYQKVHKMNVTGRVDAATKKALGL, encoded by the coding sequence ATGAAGAAATTCGGCCGTTTTTTTGGAGCCAAAACCGGAATAGCTTTTACCGCCGCCATTTCAGGTATGGCCATTTTTGCCTTGTCCTTTCAGAGCATGACCGTCGGAACCCCCGCCTTTGCCGATCCGGCTGCCGCTCCGATGGCTCCTGTCCAGGGTATGGCTGGTGATGTCAAGTCAGCAGCAGGCGCCGATGTGAAGGCAACCAAAAAAGAGGTGAAAAAGACTTCCGGAAAGGTTGTCAAAAGCGGCAAGAAAATGGGTCGCCACATGGTCAAGGCTGGAAAGCGCAAAGCTTCCGCCTACATGATGAAAGTGCAGAAAGCCCTTATCGCCAAGGGTGCCAAAATCAAGGCCGATGGTTTCTTTGGGCCAGCCAGCCGGAAAGCTCTTATGGATTACCAGAAGGTCCACAAGATGAATGTAACCGGTCGCGTGGATGCAGCAACCAAAAAAGCACTTGGACTTTAA
- a CDS encoding L-threonylcarbamoyladenylate synthase, whose product MSVAVYPSLSERSGWWSIREALRRGEVLAVPLEDSWCLAESPMDLPFNPSGSGIDPQEGFFLSNVHRIKRRPSQKPFLYMVGSLSAILPFAVLPHSPWCKVWVDSWPAFITLVLPAKHLAVSLGMSRNGGVAFRIPRDPVLRSFLSYLKTPITGTSLNISGSPPLVSMEEIRSLFPDLGGIVSSEEKNASRISPILDLSKGSPRVIRPAGGMGPICDLRYRKV is encoded by the coding sequence GTGAGTGTTGCCGTTTATCCCTCTCTATCGGAGCGCTCCGGATGGTGGTCCATCCGGGAGGCACTCCGGAGGGGGGAGGTTCTGGCTGTCCCGCTGGAGGACTCATGGTGTCTTGCCGAGTCTCCAATGGACCTCCCGTTCAATCCATCCGGGAGCGGGATCGATCCACAGGAAGGCTTTTTTCTTTCCAATGTTCACCGGATCAAACGAAGGCCGTCTCAAAAACCTTTTCTCTATATGGTCGGGAGCCTGTCGGCCATTCTTCCATTCGCAGTTCTCCCTCATTCTCCCTGGTGCAAGGTTTGGGTGGACTCCTGGCCGGCATTTATAACGTTGGTCCTTCCGGCCAAACATCTGGCAGTTTCTCTGGGGATGAGCCGAAACGGAGGCGTGGCATTCCGGATTCCCCGGGATCCGGTCCTTCGATCTTTTCTCTCTTATCTGAAAACTCCCATTACCGGAACAAGTCTCAATATTTCCGGATCTCCTCCGCTTGTCTCCATGGAGGAAATCCGGTCGCTTTTTCCCGATCTCGGAGGGATCGTCTCTTCAGAGGAGAAAAACGCCAGCAGGATCTCTCCCATTCTTGACCTGTCGAAGGGGAGCCCTCGTGTCATACGTCCGGCAGGAGGGATGGGGCCAATCTGTGATTTGCGTTACAGAAAGGTGTGA
- the purD gene encoding phosphoribosylamine--glycine ligase yields the protein MSKRSPKKFIVVGQGGREHALSHVLSLSSGADVLVSPGNPGMDDGRLGFLPSFPDDPKEASERIAAEKPDVVIIGPEKPLVAGLADCLKSRSIPVVGPTSEAARIEGSKLFAKEIMKQSGIPTAEFSEVTTVEEIRTLVRKWGYPLVLKEDGLAQGKGVWVMKNPDDLDEVLDRYFDREGKKQNVGRIYAEKGLSGPEVSYIVMTDGERFLPFPTARDFKRVGDGDTGPNTGGMGALTPVPGWTSQDDESARMVIERCLWGLKKNGTPFMGFLYAGLMKTASGIMVLEFNARFGDPEAQVLLPQVGEGFADLMEGLARGSLPTSHPFKGKPTVGVVLASPGYPEKPVTGGRIIGIDKVRKLESVSVYSAGISLAPGGGKTDLVSSGGRVLTVSAEGDSLQAARALAYSALELLHLPGGHYRSDIALSESNEPL from the coding sequence ATGTCAAAAAGATCCCCAAAAAAGTTTATTGTTGTCGGGCAGGGGGGACGGGAACATGCCTTGTCCCATGTCCTTTCCCTTTCTTCCGGGGCGGATGTTCTTGTTTCTCCGGGAAATCCGGGTATGGACGATGGTCGTCTTGGTTTTCTTCCGTCCTTCCCCGACGATCCGAAAGAGGCATCCGAGCGGATCGCTGCCGAAAAGCCGGATGTGGTCATCATTGGTCCTGAAAAGCCTTTGGTCGCGGGACTCGCGGACTGTCTGAAGTCAAGATCGATTCCTGTTGTGGGACCGACTTCAGAGGCGGCACGTATTGAGGGGTCGAAACTGTTTGCCAAGGAGATCATGAAGCAGTCCGGAATCCCGACCGCCGAGTTTTCGGAGGTGACGACGGTTGAAGAGATCCGGACTCTGGTCAGAAAGTGGGGATATCCCCTTGTCCTGAAAGAGGATGGACTGGCCCAGGGGAAGGGTGTCTGGGTCATGAAAAATCCAGATGATCTCGATGAGGTTCTGGATCGCTATTTTGACCGGGAAGGCAAAAAGCAGAATGTCGGCAGGATCTATGCTGAAAAGGGGCTATCGGGTCCAGAGGTCTCCTATATTGTCATGACAGACGGGGAACGCTTTCTGCCTTTTCCAACGGCCAGAGACTTTAAACGCGTCGGAGACGGGGACACCGGCCCGAACACCGGTGGAATGGGGGCGCTGACCCCCGTCCCGGGATGGACATCCCAGGATGATGAGTCTGCCCGCATGGTGATTGAACGGTGCCTATGGGGTCTTAAAAAAAACGGGACTCCCTTTATGGGTTTCCTCTATGCCGGTCTGATGAAAACAGCATCAGGGATTATGGTTCTCGAGTTCAATGCCAGATTCGGCGATCCGGAGGCTCAGGTGCTTCTTCCCCAGGTAGGGGAAGGGTTTGCCGATCTGATGGAGGGTCTCGCCAGGGGATCCTTGCCCACTAGCCATCCATTTAAGGGAAAGCCAACGGTAGGGGTCGTTCTGGCCTCTCCCGGATACCCGGAAAAACCGGTGACCGGCGGTCGTATCATCGGGATTGATAAAGTCCGGAAGCTGGAATCGGTGAGTGTCTATTCCGCAGGAATATCCCTTGCTCCCGGCGGAGGTAAAACGGATCTTGTCTCCTCAGGCGGAAGGGTTCTGACGGTTTCGGCGGAAGGGGACTCTCTCCAAGCTGCCCGGGCCCTGGCCTATTCGGCCCTTGAACTCCTTCATCTTCCCGGAGGCCACTACCGTTCGGATATTGCCCTTTCCGAAAGCAATGAACCTTTGTGA
- the purH gene encoding bifunctional phosphoribosylaminoimidazolecarboxamide formyltransferase/IMP cyclohydrolase has translation MQTKSWNHKRALISVSDKTGIVPFAKGLKNLGMEILSTGGTAKHLRENGVEVTDVSSVTNFPEMMDGRVKTLHPAIHGGLLGLRNNPEHMSAMEKHQIRPIDMVVVNLYPFAKTILKPGVTPEEAIEQIDIGGPSMIRSASKNHESVLVLTDPSDYEMILPLLEKGPEIGMDIRRNLARKAFATTGEYDRRIALYFEGLLSGEETQTSESQLQETLSLSLTKIQSLRYGENPHQAAALYAPAGERTGFANASKLHGKELSYNNFLDAQAAWSLVSEFSDPSVVIVKHNNPCGVSLGKTLLSAYIQARDTDPVSSFGGVVATNRPVDQETAQEMSKIFLEVVIAPGFSKDALDILMKKKDIRLLVLKMESSSKRGLDLRNIDGAFLVQTPDTLVAPPLSDLKFEGDIKPTDAQVADALFAFAVGKHVKSNAIILVKDRMTIGIGAGQMSRVDSVRLSGMKATRSTQGTILASDAFFPFRDGIDEAAKLGVAGIIQPGGSIRDAEVFQAVKDHGMFMILTGMRHFRH, from the coding sequence ATGCAGACAAAAAGCTGGAATCATAAACGGGCACTGATCAGTGTTTCTGACAAGACGGGGATTGTGCCTTTTGCGAAAGGTCTCAAGAATCTCGGCATGGAAATTCTCTCCACGGGGGGCACCGCCAAACACCTTCGGGAAAATGGCGTAGAGGTCACCGACGTCTCTTCTGTCACAAACTTTCCGGAGATGATGGATGGCCGGGTCAAGACGCTTCATCCGGCTATTCATGGGGGGCTTCTTGGACTCCGGAACAATCCCGAGCATATGTCCGCCATGGAAAAACATCAGATTCGCCCAATCGATATGGTCGTCGTCAATCTTTACCCATTTGCGAAGACGATTTTAAAGCCAGGTGTCACACCAGAGGAAGCGATTGAACAAATCGATATCGGCGGCCCGTCAATGATCCGTTCTGCTTCCAAAAATCATGAGTCGGTCCTGGTTCTGACCGATCCGTCCGATTATGAAATGATCCTCCCGCTTCTTGAGAAAGGACCGGAAATCGGGATGGATATTCGACGGAATCTCGCCAGGAAGGCCTTTGCCACCACCGGGGAATATGACCGGAGAATTGCGCTGTATTTTGAAGGGCTGCTTTCTGGAGAGGAGACTCAAACCTCCGAGTCGCAGCTTCAGGAGACACTTTCCCTGTCCCTTACGAAGATCCAGTCTCTGCGCTATGGGGAAAACCCCCATCAGGCCGCGGCTCTTTATGCTCCGGCCGGGGAAAGGACCGGTTTTGCCAATGCTTCCAAACTTCATGGAAAAGAGCTTTCCTACAACAATTTTCTGGATGCTCAGGCGGCGTGGTCTCTCGTTTCGGAGTTTTCTGATCCGTCGGTCGTGATCGTCAAGCATAATAATCCCTGCGGTGTTTCTCTCGGAAAGACTCTTTTATCAGCTTATATCCAGGCCAGGGATACCGATCCGGTCTCTTCTTTCGGAGGTGTTGTCGCCACCAATCGTCCGGTCGATCAGGAAACGGCCCAGGAGATGTCAAAGATTTTCCTTGAAGTGGTGATCGCTCCCGGATTTAGCAAGGACGCTCTGGACATTCTGATGAAGAAGAAGGATATCCGCCTTCTTGTCCTGAAAATGGAATCCTCTTCGAAACGGGGACTGGATCTTCGAAACATCGATGGAGCCTTCCTGGTCCAGACGCCGGATACCCTGGTGGCTCCACCCCTTTCCGATCTAAAGTTTGAGGGGGATATCAAGCCGACCGATGCACAGGTGGCCGATGCCCTTTTTGCCTTTGCTGTCGGAAAGCATGTGAAGTCCAATGCGATTATCCTGGTGAAGGACCGCATGACCATCGGGATTGGAGCAGGACAGATGAGTCGTGTCGATTCGGTCCGTCTTTCGGGAATGAAGGCGACTCGAAGCACTCAGGGAACCATTCTGGCCTCCGATGCCTTTTTTCCGTTCAGAGACGGTATCGATGAGGCTGCCAAACTGGGGGTCGCCGGAATCATCCAGCCGGGCGGCTCCATCAGAGACGCCGAGGTTTTCCAGGCGGTGAAAGATCACGGCATGTTCATGATTCTGACCGGGATGCGCCACTTCCGCCATTGA
- a CDS encoding glycosyltransferase family 39 protein, translated as MKEFFNRHPGRIAIVVTMGSLLLHLALSLGTGLAPDEAYYWTWSLSPQGGYFDHPPLIAWIIRGCTDLFGNNIFAIRFFPLISTIMLAFMLYWAGKTLLRDRWAGLWSVVIINVTILFSAGGFLMTPDTPEVVLYFWTALAFYRGITENRKGTILFSGLLFGLGLLAKYPMILLLPEIGLYLLLLPQRRKWIYSPVVLLSVGIAFLVFLPDVLWNKNHGWASYLFQWHHGMGLHQSPPWQTVPDYLGGQLLMLTPGIFLMVLAAGWRGFSRWVSGKISDPEFYLWLISYPVLFFFGYSALHGKVEANWAVEGYLGAFVILGALIPRWLEATDRLRKFVLFSVGLGCFMVGLVSVQALVPVIPLNPQRDPTGRLHGYRMLDREIREVVASLPSGDRPAGWISDGYTNTGELKFLEYGRTPVYQVHPVRHFRTTEITANEAQGLLGKPVLLVQNGPHGHFFEELGGKWGEPVYLKTLEIPRRGALSSLPILEVDLYLIPSFKNPFGAGKSAS; from the coding sequence TTGAAAGAGTTTTTCAATCGCCATCCCGGGCGTATTGCCATTGTTGTCACGATGGGAAGCCTTCTTCTCCATCTGGCCCTTTCACTTGGAACAGGGCTTGCCCCGGATGAGGCCTATTACTGGACATGGTCGCTATCTCCCCAGGGGGGCTATTTCGATCATCCGCCCCTGATCGCCTGGATTATACGGGGCTGTACGGATTTATTCGGGAACAATATTTTTGCGATCCGGTTTTTTCCTCTTATTTCAACGATCATGCTTGCCTTCATGCTCTATTGGGCAGGAAAAACCCTTCTGAGAGACCGTTGGGCAGGTCTCTGGTCGGTGGTGATCATCAACGTGACCATCCTCTTTTCGGCAGGAGGATTCCTGATGACCCCGGACACCCCGGAGGTCGTCCTGTACTTTTGGACAGCGCTGGCTTTTTACAGGGGGATTACGGAAAACCGGAAGGGGACCATCCTTTTCTCCGGTCTTTTGTTCGGGTTGGGGCTTTTGGCCAAATATCCGATGATCCTTCTTTTGCCGGAAATCGGACTGTACCTGCTGTTGCTTCCCCAGAGGAGAAAGTGGATCTATTCACCCGTCGTTCTCCTCTCTGTCGGGATTGCCTTTCTGGTCTTCCTGCCGGATGTTCTGTGGAATAAAAATCATGGATGGGCCTCCTATCTTTTTCAGTGGCACCATGGCATGGGTCTTCATCAGTCGCCACCTTGGCAGACCGTTCCCGATTATCTGGGCGGACAGCTTCTGATGTTGACCCCCGGAATTTTTCTCATGGTTCTGGCGGCCGGCTGGAGAGGGTTCTCGAGATGGGTCTCCGGAAAAATCTCCGATCCGGAATTCTATCTTTGGCTGATCTCCTATCCTGTCCTTTTTTTCTTCGGTTATTCGGCCCTTCACGGAAAAGTGGAGGCGAACTGGGCTGTGGAAGGCTATCTTGGTGCTTTTGTCATTTTGGGCGCCCTGATTCCCAGATGGCTTGAAGCCACCGATCGTCTCCGTAAATTCGTACTGTTTTCTGTGGGTCTCGGGTGTTTTATGGTAGGGCTCGTTTCCGTTCAGGCGTTGGTTCCTGTCATCCCCCTGAATCCCCAGAGAGATCCGACCGGGAGACTCCACGGCTACCGGATGCTCGACAGGGAGATCAGGGAGGTCGTTGCATCGCTTCCTTCCGGAGATCGGCCGGCGGGATGGATCTCGGACGGGTACACCAACACAGGGGAGCTGAAATTTCTGGAGTATGGCCGAACACCAGTCTATCAGGTTCACCCGGTCCGCCACTTCCGGACAACAGAGATCACGGCAAATGAAGCGCAAGGACTTTTGGGAAAACCCGTTCTTCTCGTTCAGAATGGTCCTCATGGCCATTTTTTCGAGGAACTCGGCGGAAAGTGGGGAGAGCCTGTTTACCTGAAGACACTTGAAATCCCGAGAAGAGGAGCTCTTTCCAGTCTTCCCATACTGGAAGTGGATCTATACCTGATCCCCTCTTTCAAAAACCCTTTCGGAGCGGGAAAGTCCGCTTCTTGA
- a CDS encoding polyprenol monophosphomannose synthase, with amino-acid sequence MTSLSSKGEEGAVPDLSGLLARLSEKSNSRLVSPNGFTPGDFRYVMIIPTYNESMNIIAMIERVLALNNGGAVMVADDNSPDGTSRIVEQYILEKNEPVYLLERLLDRGRGPAGIEAMVTAIVLGFPLIGEMDADGSHAPEDLPVLLAGAAGTDGAIGSRLVPGGRQVGRPTSRVLLTTFANIYARAVLDLPYRDITSGFRLFTREALSAVPWEDLESRGPSVLQEILMVLNQKGYSFSEVPITFTDRILGVSTLNGKILRDSLLKLLHFRRRYRKGLAH; translated from the coding sequence ATGACCTCTCTTTCTTCAAAGGGTGAAGAAGGTGCTGTTCCGGACTTGTCAGGACTATTGGCCCGTCTCTCCGAAAAATCCAATTCCCGGCTGGTTTCTCCCAATGGCTTTACTCCGGGAGATTTTCGTTATGTCATGATCATTCCGACCTACAACGAGAGCATGAACATTATCGCCATGATCGAACGCGTTCTGGCGCTCAACAATGGCGGGGCGGTCATGGTCGCCGATGATAACTCTCCCGATGGGACATCGAGAATCGTTGAACAGTATATTCTGGAGAAAAACGAACCGGTTTACCTTCTGGAAAGGCTTCTGGACCGCGGGCGGGGACCGGCAGGAATCGAGGCGATGGTTACCGCCATTGTTCTTGGTTTCCCTCTGATCGGGGAGATGGATGCGGACGGGTCACATGCGCCGGAAGATCTTCCTGTCCTTCTGGCCGGTGCCGCCGGGACGGACGGAGCGATCGGATCAAGGCTCGTTCCGGGAGGCCGGCAGGTAGGGCGCCCCACATCCAGGGTTCTTTTGACCACATTTGCCAATATCTACGCCCGGGCCGTTCTGGATCTTCCTTACCGCGACATCACCTCTGGTTTCCGGCTCTTTACCCGCGAAGCGCTTTCCGCGGTTCCATGGGAAGATCTTGAAAGTCGTGGGCCCTCTGTCCTGCAGGAGATCCTGATGGTCCTGAACCAGAAAGGGTATTCTTTTTCGGAGGTTCCGATCACCTTCACAGACCGCATTCTGGGGGTCTCCACCCTGAATGGAAAAATCCTTCGGGACAGCCTTTTGAAACTGTTGCATTTTCGAAGGCGCTATCGGAAGGGCCTGGCGCATTGA
- a CDS encoding glycosyltransferase family 9 protein, translated as MKLSVFGKDTAHSIEVALDCRHYIGDRPCKFNRECRECPEYSPQGTRILIIKTGALGDVLRTTILLGGIKRKYPDSHLTWITAPGAVSLVPKSIVDRVWPYSVEVIARLSVEEFDLVLSLDKEPEVAALSMIARSKDKRGMGVDGCGAVYPLNKEMSYYYRLGLDNDLKFHHNRRTYPDLLAEAVNIPYDPAVDDYHLDLGEADREKARCLFLGTGLSPGQKVLGINTGAGGVFVNKDWTLLGYVALLQELEKRGITVLLLGGDRESDRISELHRRFEGPFIKDVGTGHSLGVFASLVSMCHVVLTGDTLGMHVALSVGARVVSLFGSTQPTEIEMFGRGEKIITPIECAPCYKRSCDIHPSCMEMIRPETVLASILRQWDMPSAKNLRTIGKSL; from the coding sequence ATGAAGCTTTCCGTTTTTGGAAAAGACACAGCTCATTCCATTGAGGTGGCGCTTGATTGCCGGCATTACATCGGGGACAGGCCCTGCAAGTTTAACAGGGAGTGCAGGGAGTGTCCCGAGTATTCCCCCCAGGGAACAAGAATCCTGATCATCAAGACAGGCGCTCTGGGCGATGTCCTGAGAACGACGATCCTTTTGGGCGGGATCAAGCGAAAATACCCAGACAGCCATCTGACCTGGATCACCGCTCCGGGTGCGGTTTCTCTGGTTCCAAAATCCATTGTGGACCGGGTGTGGCCCTATTCGGTCGAGGTGATCGCCCGATTGTCAGTGGAAGAGTTTGATCTTGTTCTTTCTCTCGACAAGGAGCCGGAAGTCGCTGCTCTTTCCATGATTGCCAGATCGAAGGACAAGAGGGGCATGGGGGTTGATGGTTGCGGGGCGGTCTACCCACTCAACAAGGAAATGTCTTATTATTATCGTCTCGGTCTGGATAATGACCTAAAGTTCCATCATAATCGGCGAACCTACCCGGATCTTCTCGCCGAAGCCGTCAATATTCCCTACGATCCCGCGGTTGATGACTACCATCTGGATCTCGGGGAGGCCGATCGGGAAAAGGCCCGTTGTCTTTTCCTGGGGACAGGGCTTTCACCGGGGCAAAAAGTTCTGGGCATCAATACCGGTGCCGGTGGGGTTTTCGTCAACAAGGACTGGACCCTTCTCGGCTATGTAGCCCTTCTTCAGGAGCTGGAAAAGCGCGGCATAACGGTCCTTCTTCTGGGTGGGGACCGTGAGTCCGACCGGATCTCCGAACTCCATCGCCGGTTTGAGGGGCCATTTATCAAGGATGTGGGAACCGGCCACTCCCTTGGAGTGTTTGCCTCCCTGGTGTCGATGTGCCATGTCGTTCTGACCGGAGACACATTGGGAATGCATGTGGCTCTTTCCGTCGGAGCCAGGGTTGTGAGTCTTTTTGGCTCTACACAGCCAACCGAAATCGAAATGTTTGGAAGAGGAGAGAAAATCATCACACCCATCGAGTGCGCTCCTTGCTACAAAAGGTCCTGTGACATCCACCCGTCCTGTATGGAAATGATCCGTCCGGAGACGGTTCTGGCGTCCATATTGCGTCAATGGGATATGCCTTCGGCCAAAAATCTTCGAACGATCGGAAAAAGTTTATGA